A DNA window from Solanum lycopersicum chromosome 3, SLM_r2.1 contains the following coding sequences:
- the LOC138347537 gene encoding uncharacterized mitochondrial protein AtMg00860-like, whose protein sequence is MEMLVKPAGLTDGEVRICLGIDATCQHGSFQANGTCPSSEKKSRKRKHTRAGNRSRQDKENFPRKSKNEIIDKPRSVTFLGHLVSDKGVEVDHRKTEAVKNWPKPLTPTDIRSFLGLAGYYCRFVEGFSFIAASLTTLTKKKDKFEWTEACEKSFQELKDRLTSASMLILPKCD, encoded by the exons ATGGAGATGCTTGTTAAACCAGCTGGGTTGACAGATGGAGAAGTAAGGATATGCCTG GGTATCGATGCTACATGCCAGCATGGAAGTTTCCAGGCTAATGGTACATGTccatcaagtgaaaaaaaaagcaGGAAGAGGAAGCACACTAGGGCAGGGAACAGGTCAAGGCAAGATAAGGAGAATTTTCCAAGGAAGAGTAAAAATGAAATCATAGATAAACCCAG atcagtgaccttcctgggtcatCTTGTGTCCGACAAAGGTGTGGAGGTAGATCACAGAAAGACTGAGGCTGTTAAAAACTggccaaaacctcttactcccacagatattcgtagcttcttgggattggctggttattATTGTAGGTTCGTGGAGGGTTTTTCTTTTATTGCTGCCTCACTGACAactttgactaagaagaaggaCAAGTTTGAATGGACAGAGGCTTGTGaaaagagtttccaggagctcaaggacagactcacttcagcgTCGATGCTTATTTTGCCTAAGTGTGATTAG